The window CAGCTGGAGTTCCACCGGCTCGCGACCGCCGTCACGGCCTTCGCGGTGATCGACTCGCTGGTCAACCCGCGGGTGTACCTGTCGGTCGGGATCGACCCGCGGGAGGGGCGCGCGGCCGCGCTGGCCAACCCGAACTTCCGCGAGACGCGGCGGTGGATGGCGGAGAAGGTGATGGAGTTCCTGACCGACGTGGGCATGGTCGGCGGCCCGTCGAAAGCCATCCTGCGCCGCGCCCATCTGCTGCGCTGAACTAAACTCGTTCGGCAAAAACCCAAGGCACACTTAGGCTTTCCCCATGTCAGCGACCACGATACCCGGCAAGCACGTCGACATTCGCCTGTGGACCCAGCCCGAAACGGTTGAGGGACAGGCGATGGCGCAGCTGCAGAACATCGCCGCGCTGCCGTGGGTCTTCAAGCACGTCGCCGTCATGCCCGATGTGCACTACGGAAAGGGCGCCACGGTCGGCTCGGTCATCGCCATGCGCGACGCCGTCTCGCCCGCGGCGGTCGGTGTCGACATCGGCTGCGGGATGAGCGCGGTCCGCACGTCGCTCACCGCGAACGACCTGCCCGCGGGCCTGGCCAAGCTGCGCTCCGACATCGAGGCCGCCGTGCCGGTCGGTTTCGCCGCGCACAAGGCGGAGGCGTTCACCGGGCGCGACGCGGCGGACTGGCCGACGTTCTGGAAGGCGTTCGACGACCTCACCCCGCTCGTGCGGCGCAACGAGGGCAAGGCGCACCAGCAGATGGGCACCCTCGGCGGCGGCAACCACTTCATCGAGATCTGCCTGGACGAGTCCAAGCAGGTCTGGGTGATGCTGCACTCGGGTTCCCGGGGGATCGGGAACATCCTGGCGCAGCACCACATCGAGGTGGCCCGCAAGCTCGCGCACAACCAGGACCTGCCCGACCGCGACCTCGCCGTGTTCCTCGCGGGCACCCCGCAGATGGCGGCCTACCGGCACGACCTGACGTGGGCGCAGGAGTACGCGCGCCGCAACCGCGCGGTCATGCTGCGGCTGATCTGCGACGTGCTGCGCAAGCAGTTCTGGACGGTCAAGTTCGACGAGCCGATCTCGGTGCACCACAACTACGTCGCCGAGGAGACCCACTTCGGCGAGCAGGTCCTGGTCACCCGCAAGGGCGCGATCCGGGCGGGCCGGGGCGAGCTGGGGGTCATCCCGGGTTCGATGGGGACGGGGTCCTACATCGTGCGCGGGCTCGGCAACCCGGACTCCTTCGAGTCGGCGTCGCACGGCGCCGGTCGGCGGATGTCGCGCAACAAGGCGAAGCAGCGGTACACCCGTGAGGACTTGATCGAACAGACCAAGGGCGTCGAGTGCCGCAAGGACTCGGGTGTGGTCGACGAGATCCCGGCGGCCTACAAGGACCTGGACGAAGTGATCCGCAACCAGGACGACCTGGTTGAGGTCGTCGCCAAGCTCAAGCAGATCATCTGCGTGAAGGGCTGAGACCCGCGCGTCCGGATTAATTCGGGTGCGCGGGTCCCGACCCGCTTGTACATTTCCGGCATGGCGTTCCAGGTTTTCTACCTCTGATACCGGCCGCGAGCCCGCGCGGCTCGTGCTGCCCATCCGCACCTCATCAGATTCCTGGAGTTCTCCCATGCCACATGTGGCTTTCCTGGCCGTGCCCGCGCACGGCCACGTCA is drawn from Actinokineospora alba and contains these coding sequences:
- a CDS encoding RtcB family protein — translated: MSATTIPGKHVDIRLWTQPETVEGQAMAQLQNIAALPWVFKHVAVMPDVHYGKGATVGSVIAMRDAVSPAAVGVDIGCGMSAVRTSLTANDLPAGLAKLRSDIEAAVPVGFAAHKAEAFTGRDAADWPTFWKAFDDLTPLVRRNEGKAHQQMGTLGGGNHFIEICLDESKQVWVMLHSGSRGIGNILAQHHIEVARKLAHNQDLPDRDLAVFLAGTPQMAAYRHDLTWAQEYARRNRAVMLRLICDVLRKQFWTVKFDEPISVHHNYVAEETHFGEQVLVTRKGAIRAGRGELGVIPGSMGTGSYIVRGLGNPDSFESASHGAGRRMSRNKAKQRYTREDLIEQTKGVECRKDSGVVDEIPAAYKDLDEVIRNQDDLVEVVAKLKQIICVKG